The Astyanax mexicanus isolate ESR-SI-001 chromosome 7, AstMex3_surface, whole genome shotgun sequence genome has a window encoding:
- the pcbd1 gene encoding pterin-4-alpha-carbinolamine dehydratase isoform X2, whose translation MAGKIQTLTMEEREQLLPMMRSAQWVEVAFGFMSRVALQAEKMDHHPEWFNVYNKVQITLSTHECGGLSQRDITLATFIDQASVL comes from the exons GCTGGTAAAATTCAGACTCTGACAATGGAAGAGAGGGAGCAGCTCCTGCCCATGATGCGCAGTGCCCAGTGGGTGGAAGTG GCCTTTGGGTTTATGTCCAGAGTAGCACTACAGGCTGAGAAAATGGACCATCATCCTGAGTGGTTTAATGTTTACAATAAG GTTCAGATCACTCTGAGCACACATGAGTGTGGAGGGCTCTCCCAGCGTGACATTACTCTCGCCACTTTCATTGACCAGGCTTCAGTTCTCTAA
- the pcbd1 gene encoding pterin-4-alpha-carbinolamine dehydratase isoform X1 has protein sequence MAGKIQTLTMEEREQLLPMMRSAQWVEVVGRDAIYKEFIFKDFNQAFGFMSRVALQAEKMDHHPEWFNVYNKVQITLSTHECGGLSQRDITLATFIDQASVL, from the exons GCTGGTAAAATTCAGACTCTGACAATGGAAGAGAGGGAGCAGCTCCTGCCCATGATGCGCAGTGCCCAGTGGGTGGAAGTGGTGGGTAGAGACGCCATTTATAAAGAGTTCATTTTTAAAGACTTTAACCAG GCCTTTGGGTTTATGTCCAGAGTAGCACTACAGGCTGAGAAAATGGACCATCATCCTGAGTGGTTTAATGTTTACAATAAG GTTCAGATCACTCTGAGCACACATGAGTGTGGAGGGCTCTCCCAGCGTGACATTACTCTCGCCACTTTCATTGACCAGGCTTCAGTTCTCTAA